In Coffea eugenioides isolate CCC68of chromosome 4, Ceug_1.0, whole genome shotgun sequence, the genomic stretch GAAATGGGACTGGAGGGACAAGGAGAGGGACTGAACTTGGTTGAGGAAGTCCGCGTAAGAGATTCGGTGGTCGGTGGCGGAGTCAATGAGGAACGGCGTGGTGGGAGTGGTGGAAGCATGGAGGAGGGAGAGAGTGTACTCAGTAATGGAAATTGGCTCAGAAGGTGGTGGTAATGGAACTGGTGGTCTAAGGCTGTGGAAGATTTTCGTCTCTGAGCAAAGCCCATTTCTGGGGTCTATTTTTGGTGCTTTCGCCATTAACGTAAGTGTGTTTAGTTTAGTATGTGTTTTAAGTTTTAGCTGGTGGGAGGAAAAGCTGAGTTGTTCTTATTGTGTCTTTTATTTCCTCCATCGCAGTTGTTGTAGGATTCGAAAGGGATGCCAATATCATTAAAAGTAATACTAATCAATAAGCCGCCGGGATATAATTACCCAAAGATAATACTCTATAACAAGAGAGGACTTTTTTAGGATATTAAATACTTAGCTGATAGCTGGTTTGAGATCCTTAACATGGCCGGTGGACTTCTTTTTAGGACATCAAATGTTTGAGTTGATAGCTGGTTAAAGAGGGCTGTTAACATGGCTGCTGCGCCGTGGAATCAGGCAGGTACGACTCGTGGAGGTATAATTGTGTAAGATTATTGCACTAGTCACATGTTTAGTTATATAATTACATTATCTTGTTGTATgggaattctttttttttttttatttgttaaagatgtgatttttgTTTGTAGTAGTTGATTTGGGCATCATGTGAGGGTACCCGAATTTTTTTATTCGATTGAGTTTTGCAGGGATTTGGTGAAGAATGTGTCTTAGTAATTGAAGTTTTGCAGGGATTTGTACTAGTTTCATGTATTCAGATTCATAGATAAGGTACATTTACACAAGGCCTTATGAAGTTTGTCCGCAGGCCATCAAAAGCCAGCAAGAGCTAGTTAACCTTGACCAAAGAATTGTTCTAGCTACCAGACACAGAGTGCATGGAGATGAGGCTTTAACATTGACAAAAGTATCAAGAAGTCGATGCTATAACATTGGCTAGGCAAAAGATGGTATCCATAAAGCGCGATTGTCATGGTTGAAAGTTGATTTACCCGACCTTTGCTCATTTGGCTGGGGTGTTGTTGCTTGCAGGTGGCTTCCTGTCGATGTTGGTGGCTCAATGGTTTCTGCGGTTGTTGCGGGAGTGCCTTCAGGTGAGAAGGAAGTAGAAGGGGCTCAAAGAGGTGGTCAGGCTATAGTGTCAACCAGGCAACtgattctttttcattttttggacTCAGTTGTTGTTGGAGTAATGGAGCCTAAGATGGTGATGCTTCATGTTTGATTTGCTGGAAGCAGTAGTAGTGCAGCTTTAGTTGGTACTTGGTAGACATGCTGTTATGGTGTATTCTGTCATTATATTATTGTTTCCTAGAGGAGGATTGAGTAAATTTCCTCACTTGGAGGCAGTACATCGATCTCTTTTGCAAGTCTTTCGTTGGCATTAGGCAGATCTGGTTGTTCATTCTGTAGTAGATTTTATTTCATCAAATAATCATGGTTCGCCGTCGGGTAGCGGTCGCATCATGATCTCAGTTGTTCCATATCTGTCGCAGCATATCGGTTGAATATCAGATGATACACACATTATAgcacaaaaaaattttcaaaaaatctgaaaaatttactaaaattataaaataccaaaaaatgcACAATCTGAAAAAATATCCAAGTCGACTTTAAGTAAATTCGGATATATCGGCCGATATCATACATTACGGATTCAAATTGGTTAATATCGGCTGAATCAAAACGAGTCACCGTGGATATGGTAATATCTGCGATTCAGGAATCAGTTCCGGCTACGACTCGGCTGATTCATATCGAAATCGCCAATATTGCTAATCATGCAAATAATTGAAGTTATAAAATTCATTGAGAATAGTTTTCGACTGTGACAATATTTCCTTTTGTGCCATCAGTAGTATATCATCTGTGCCAATCTGTAATTATCTGATAAGCATGTTGATGTTCAATTATTGCTGTGAACATTAATGAGGAACCTTAACCTGCAGTTTCATTGTTGAATCTGAATTAGTGGGATTATGGATAAAAAATGAACCTTAATGTTAATCTGTATTTTCTACAACAGAAAATGAATAATCCTCGAAATGAACTTTGAGATTCTTTGCCTTCCATAAAAAGCACAAGATAACCATTAGGACAAGACAGTCAATTTGAGCAAGAGAATAATTAGCCGATGAAAACGTTGAAGACATGAGCAATGAACAGGTAGAAGAATGAACCAAAACTTGCATGCCAAGCATATATATGAGGATAATTTGCCCAAACCTATTGAAACGACTTGAGTAATTAAGTGATCTTACTATGGTTGGGACTTTGGAAAAGTGAGATTGCAGTGATGGCAAGTAAACTGGAAATTTGCAAGCGCTCCAGTTGGTTTTTTGCAATTTTGTCCTGGACACATGAGAATGTAGAATTGGAGCTATGGGTGCACTATCTTAACTGTTGCTTGAATCCAAAAAGGCTTTGCCTATCAATAAACTCAAACATTTATTATTGTTAGGATAGGATATGCCATATGTTGGTGTAATGTTTTATATAAATTTGCATATCAAATATTGTAAAATGTACAACAGTCCAGCAGAATTATGCCGGACCATTACCTCGGTTGTGCCCGCTgtattttgttgttttgtttgTCGTGGTTTCTGGTCGCTCTTGGTTTCGAAAACCATATGAAATGGTACGATTCTATATTCACAACAATTCCTGTAATCTCTATAAACCGAGCACAGCCTCAAGACAAAACCGAAAAGCGAATTGAAGGTGTCTCCCGCAGGGAAATTGGCTGATGGGGAAGAGTAGAGAGGGATTTTGGCGCAGAGAAAAGAGGTATGAGCAACATACAATATGACAGTTGGATCAAATTTTCCAAGCAAGCTGTCACAGAGTTGTTTCTGATTGGAAAGCCCTTTACCAAGAAGGATTAATGTAGCAGCTCAGTTGTTAGCAAGAAATGCTTGTTCTATATTAGATACTTGTGTCTGGAGAGGTTCCTGATTTTGTCATCTCTGCTCTTGATGCAGATTCATTATGTTGATCAATAAAATTCCTTTGGTATTTCTgtcaaacaaacaaaagaaagaaagaccaTTGCTCCTTGCCTTCTTTAAGAAAAGCAAAATAGTGTATAAAGCTTCAAGGAGTATCGTAACACAAACCCCGCTGCCTCCTCTCCATCTCCGCTTCTTAAGTCTCACCTCTCCTCTGccggaaaaaaaaacaaaagggaaatcTTAAAGAAATTTTTAGTTGAAGTGAAATTGTATATGTTGGCAACCAAAAGGTTTACGAGTTTGAACTTGCATTTTGCTAGCTTCTTCATCATTTCTATAAGATAAATATAGAAATGGTTATACAGTCATATGGATACATCAGTACATATAAGATAAAGAATGTTGCTTCTGTTCTGTGCATTTTATTGTCTACAAATGGTTTAAACAGTTGCAAGAATGAGGATCGCCTCGAATGCTACATATGCATATAGACATAAAACGTAGATCCAGATCACTGAGATGTTGTAGGCTTGTCTTCTTTGTGCTGTAAGTACCTACAAAAAGAACCAGACGCAAAGATACAAATAAGCAATTTCCTGTCTTAACGAATATCAGAGTACAGTAGATATAAACGATGGATGCCTCCAGTTGGTTGTTTACTGCTCTAGAAATAAGCCAAAAACTGGAAAGATGCAGTAACAGGTATCAATCAATCTGAAGAATTTCGAAATTCCTCTCAGCAACTCAAGCAGGGAGAGAACTGGTGTTTCTCAAACATTTACAgttcctttttccatttttgtgcTAATTATTTTCTTCCACTCCCTTATTTGCCCCACATCATGCAACTATTTTGGCTAGACAGACGCCACAGTGAAGTGTGCACTGTGGAAGTGAAGGTGAAGCCATCATGAATGTTGTCACAATCTAATCAAAGCTTGAGCAAACTTCTCAAGCTTCCTCTTTTAaggtaaaaatataaaatgtaaTTGGATTTCTAGAAATGATTTGGAAACACAAAACCATTGAAGCATTTGGTAGCAGGCATCATTTTTACTTCCTGTTAGTGATGCTTTTTAACAACAAAATGCTACTTCAGACAAAAGGACAGACAGAATTGTGGCAGTTGGACAGACTATGCCAAAAAAGAAGCTGATGGtaccaggaaaaaaaaaaccccaaggAAATAATGCTGATTAAAGACACAAAGATCGTCATCAACTGATTTAAgcctttctttttgttattaGAAAAAATTAAACCCTCAAATACATACTCACGTACCACTGGCCCTTTGCCCAACGAGATAGCTGATATAGTTGCACACATTCATTCGAGGCATGAGTCACCATAAGAAAATGGTTCCGTGGCCGTACCACCCAAGCAAACCTCATAAACAATGCCGAATATACGCACAGCACTGCAGAATGATGAAATGCACAAAGATATCAGAGCCCAACTCCAGAAagtcttccctttgattagaaaaatatatatatatctagaAAAACCTCCTGTCATTTGGCCAGATATCAATTCTGGGGGTTTCTGCGTGTCAGCTAATCCCTGTCAAAACCATTAGGCTCAGGCTAAATGCATATTTGACTACCATAAACTTAAGGAATTGTGCATTTGGATATGATATTTCACAGGAGAGAAGCATACTGCAAGAATGAATCCCCAGTTGCTTACAGGACCCCAGAAGTGTGTCGTCTTGGGGCCAACAGGGCTGTTCAAGAATGCTCGAAATGATGCCATATTCACTTTGTCCAGAAATCCACTGCAATTAATTGTTGCAAGATATAACGACGCCAGACATTTGAAGCCAAATTGACATGGCAAAACTTAGTCAATTACCACCACAGAAGAAAATATCAGCTGAAATAAATAAGGAAGAGGAAGACTGTAATCCTAGGAAACATACTAGTAATATTTTTAGGAAGACATGCATGATTGAAGAACATAACTGCTGAAATTGGAAATTTAGTAGGATAACTGGTTCAGTTTATTCCTCTGCTTAGGTGGATACTGATGTTGGATCAAGTAGTAAGCCACAACATGATAATGATCCGagattttttaaagttgaaGACTTAAAACACCTGATAATATCCCGAAGCAGATGATATACATAAATACACCTAAATATCCAATTGCAAAAATTAGTCATGGATAAAGCAAGACATAAGCAATGAAATCAAGAGTAGATTCCAAAAAAAAGGCTGCATAAGACTTGATATACATCAACTGagttggaaaaaagaaaaggaaaatgaaatggAAGGTCTAGAACTGAACATACCTTTAAAGTTTGCAGAGGGATGTTCAAAAGAAGACTGTGCAAGAAGTGAAAAATGCAGGGACTGGGGGGGAAGGTGGACTCATTTTTGTTCCAAGTATAGTGGAGTTATTGGGGGTTTCGGTCAGATGAGACCATCCGATGTGGATAAGGGTAGGAGCGGTCATCAGATGGATCGCTTCTGAGCTGTTCATGGTTAAAATTTGATCTAAAAAAATTGTACGATTCAAATTACTTTTTGTATCTcattttttataatatgtatgggactcacaaaaattattttaaaattatatattgtGCAAACAAAATTACGCGCTGTATAAATAAAATTACGCGAcgtgtaaaatacataaaatcGCTAGGAGCAGTTGCAGGTGATGTGATGTGGACTACAATATTGTCCTACTAAGATTGTCAAGTCATTCACGCATATCCATGTCGAAAAGTTTATAGATCTATCTTTTGACG encodes the following:
- the LOC113768390 gene encoding mitochondrial pyruvate carrier 1-like translates to MASFRAFLNSPVGPKTTHFWGPVSNWGFILAGLADTQKPPELISGQMTGVLCVYSALFMRFAWVVRPRNHFLMVTHASNECVQLYQLSRWAKGQWYLQHKEDKPTTSQ